The Prunus persica cultivar Lovell chromosome G8, Prunus_persica_NCBIv2, whole genome shotgun sequence genome includes a region encoding these proteins:
- the LOC18767187 gene encoding PRA1 family protein F2 isoform X1, which produces MSLDSNAYYGTLPSTTATSTAAPSTFFRARETTQSFFAKRRPWLELVQPFYNFTRPYTFSDATIRIKRNLSYFRVNYTMVVLFILFLSLLWHPVSLIVFLLVFVAWFFLYFFRDNPLVIFNHIVDDRIVLGVLGVVTIVALIFTHVWLNVLVSVLIGVAIVALHAAFRGTEDLYNDEQEAAEGGLLSVVGSPTRPRCFRVL; this is translated from the exons ATGTCTTTAGATTCAAATGCTTACTATGGCACCCTACCATCAACCACCGCCACCAGCACCGCCGCACCCTCAACGTTCTTTCGTGCCAGAGAAACGACCCAGTCCTTCTTCGCTAAGCGCCGCCCATGGCTCGAGCTCGTCCAGCCCTTCTACAACTTCACGCGCCCCTACACCTTCAGCGACGCCACAATCCGAATCAAGCGCAACCTCAGCTACTTCCGCGTCAACTACACCATGGTCGTCCTCTTCATCCTCTTCCTCAGTCTGCTGTGGCACCCAGTCTCCTTAATCGTATTTCTCCTCGTCTTCGTCGCCTGGTTCTTCCTCTACTTCTTCCGCGACAACCCACTCgtcattttcaaccatatcgTCGACGACCGTATCGTTTTGGGCGTGCTTGGCGTCGTCACCATCGTCGCTCTGATTTTCACGCACGTGTGGTTGAACGTGTTGGTCTCTGTTCTAATTGGGGTCGCAATTGTTGCGTTACACGCAGCTTTTAGGGGTACGGAGGATTTGTATAACGACGAGCAAGAAGCTGCCGAAGGTGGGTTGCTTTCGGTTGTGGGCAGTCCCACGCGACCTAG ATGTTTCAGAGTGCTATAA
- the LOC18768111 gene encoding magnesium transporter MRS2-I, whose amino-acid sequence MLALEMARDGLLVPVESTQTAAQSSAAKKKTAALRSWISLDQDGEGTVLDLDKYAIIRRVQIHARDLRLLDPLLSYPSTILGREKVIVLNLEHIKAIITADEVLLRDPFDDNVLPIVEELQRRLPLVSANFQGQGEDEETSGVQKDVETDELKFPFEFRALEVALEGICSFLDARTRQLETDAYPALDELTSKISSRNLDRVRKLKSAMTRLTNRVQKVRDELEQLLDDDDDMADLYLSRKLVGTSPLSDLGAQNWSLASPTITIGSRVSKTSRASAATTAEENDVEELEMLLEAYFMQIESTLNKLTTLREYIDDTEDYINIQLDNHRNQLIQLELFLSSGTVCLSVYSLVAAIFGMNIPYTWKEDHGYVFKWVIIVTGVVCASLFLFIISYARHKGLVGS is encoded by the exons ATGTTGGCTTTAGAAATGGCTCGAGATGGGTTGCTGGTTCCAGTGGAGAGCACCCAAACTGCAGCTCAATCCTCTGCTGCTAAGAAAAAGACTGCAGCTTTGAGAAGCTGGATTTCGCTGGACCAAGATGGGGAAGGAACCGTATTGGATTTGGACAAGTACGCCATTATCCGCCGAGTTCAAATTCACGCTAGAGATCTTCGGCTTCTTGATCCCTTGTTATCATATCCTTCTACCATCTTGGGTAGAGAGAAAGTGATTGTTCTAAATTTGGAG CACATTAAAGCTATAATCACAGCAGACGAg GTATTGCTTAGAGACCCTTTTGATGATAATGTACTGCCTATTGTTGAGGAACTTCAAAGACGTTTGCCTCTAGTAAGTGCCAATTTCCAAGGCCaaggagaagatgaagaaacctCAGGGGTACAGAAGGATGTTGAAACCGATGAACTCA AATTTCCATTTGAATTTCGGGCATTAGAAGTTGCACTAGAAGGTATTTGTAGTTTTCTTGATGCGCGCACAAGACAACTAGAGACTGATGCTTATCCAGCTTTAGATGAGCTGACTTCCAAG ATTAGCAgtcggaatttggatcgggtgcGTAAATTGAAGAGTGCAATGACCAGGTTGACAAATCGGGTTCAAAAG GTAAGAGATGAACTCGAACAACTTCTTGATGACGACGATGACATGGCCGACCTTTACTTATCAAGAAAGCTGGTTGGGACTTCACCTCTCAGTGACTTGGGTGCTCAAAATTGGTCTCTCGCCTCACCTACCATAACTATAGGCTCAAGGGTGTCCAAAACAAGCAGGGCAAGTGCAGCAACGACAGCCGAGGAGAATGATGTTGAGGAACTTGAGATGTTGCTTGAG GCTTACTTTATGCAAATTGAAAGCACATTGAATAAATTGACCACG CTCCGTGAATACATCGATGACACAGAGGATTACATTAATATCCAG CTTGACAATCATCGAAATCAGCTAATTCAG CTAGAGCTGTTCCTAAGTTCTGGAACTGTTTGTTTGTCTGTATATTCTCTGGTGGCTGCAATATTTGGCATGAACATCCCATATACATGGAAGGAAGATCATGGCTACGTATTCAAATGG GTGATCATCGTCACGGGGGTAGTTTGCGCCTCTCTTTTCTTGTTCATAATCTCATATGCTCGGCACAAAGGTCTTGTTGGATCTTGA
- the LOC18767187 gene encoding PRA1 family protein F2 isoform X2 has product MSLDSNAYYGTLPSTTATSTAAPSTFFRARETTQSFFAKRRPWLELVQPFYNFTRPYTFSDATIRIKRNLSYFRVNYTMVVLFILFLSLLWHPVSLIVFLLVFVAWFFLYFFRDNPLVIFNHIVDDRIVLGVLGVVTIVALIFTHVWLNVLVSVLIGVAIVALHAAFRGTEDLYNDEQEAAEGGLLSVVGSPTRPR; this is encoded by the exons ATGTCTTTAGATTCAAATGCTTACTATGGCACCCTACCATCAACCACCGCCACCAGCACCGCCGCACCCTCAACGTTCTTTCGTGCCAGAGAAACGACCCAGTCCTTCTTCGCTAAGCGCCGCCCATGGCTCGAGCTCGTCCAGCCCTTCTACAACTTCACGCGCCCCTACACCTTCAGCGACGCCACAATCCGAATCAAGCGCAACCTCAGCTACTTCCGCGTCAACTACACCATGGTCGTCCTCTTCATCCTCTTCCTCAGTCTGCTGTGGCACCCAGTCTCCTTAATCGTATTTCTCCTCGTCTTCGTCGCCTGGTTCTTCCTCTACTTCTTCCGCGACAACCCACTCgtcattttcaaccatatcgTCGACGACCGTATCGTTTTGGGCGTGCTTGGCGTCGTCACCATCGTCGCTCTGATTTTCACGCACGTGTGGTTGAACGTGTTGGTCTCTGTTCTAATTGGGGTCGCAATTGTTGCGTTACACGCAGCTTTTAGGGGTACGGAGGATTTGTATAACGACGAGCAAGAAGCTGCCGAAGGTGGGTTGCTTTCGGTTGTGGGCAGTCCCACGCGACCTAG ATGA
- the LOC18768552 gene encoding E3 ubiquitin protein ligase DRIP2, with protein MPNQVVKVKRETITACMTCPLCHKLFRDATTISECLHTFCRKCIYSKISDEELEFCPICNIDLGCVPLEKLRPDHSLQDVRAKIFPFKRRKVRAPEVMPSATLPARRKERSLSSLVVSTPRVSTQATMMTGRRTKAVARKASALQGSSFLVERPIKKEEDSAAEDHPERFSSPEASNKSGQNNRQSSFSAEPSKSVPIKETENGGEAREGKLDLWKPLNFLVEVANRTKSHKSNSQGSDNKVEPVHVIASESQVRKPKNKENKQKSKVEDEKNSTYPISPETVKPKKLRRVRRKREAFGESSISPQAVLDAAIGKHERRVGPIWFSLVASEDQEDEPLPQIPTNYLRIKDGNVPVSFIQKYLMRKLDLTNEAEIEIKCMGQPVVPTLQMYNLVDLWLQTSSPSQRITASIGSSAKDFVMVLAYSRKVSNS; from the exons ATGCCGAATCAGGTGGTGAAAGTGAAGAGGGAGACAATTACAGCATGCATGACTTGTCCGCTTTGCCATAAGCTCTTCAGAGACGCCACCACCATCTCTGAATGCCTTCATACGT TTTGCAGGAAGTGCATATATAGTAAGATTTCGGACGAGGAACTAGAATTCTGTCCAATATGCAATATCGATCTGGGTTGTGTACCACTGGAGAAATTAAG GCCAGACCACAGTTTGCAAGATGTAAGGGCTAAGATTTTCCCTTTTAAGAGAAGAAAGGTAAGGGCACCTGAAGTTATGCCTTCAGCTACATTACCCGCTAGAAGAAAGGAGAGATCTCTCTCGTCATTGGTGGTCAGCACTCCCAGAGTGTCAACCCAGGCTACCATGATGACTGGAAGGAGAACTAAAGCTGTTGCGAGAAAGGCTTCTGCTTTACAGGGATCtagttttttggttgaaaggcctataaagaaagaggaagattCTGCCGCGGAAGATCATCCAGAGCGTTTCAGCTCACCCGAGGCCTCAAATAAGTCTGGTCAAAATAACAGGCAG AGTTCTTTCTCTGCCGAGCCTAGCAAATCTGTACCCATTAAAGAAACTGAGAATGGTGGTGAAGCAAGGGAAGGGAAATTGGATCtttggaaaccattaaattttttggtggAAGTTGCAAATAGGACCAAGTCTCACAAATCCAATTCACAAGGGTCTGATAATAAAGTAGAACCGGTGCATGTTATCGCCAGTGAATCTCAGGTtcgaaaacccaaaaataaggaaaataaacAGAAATCAAAAGTTGAGGATGAAAAAAATAGCACTTATCCTATCTCTCCAGAAACAGTAAAGCCTAAGAAGCTGCGTAGGGTTCGCCGAAAGAGGGAAGCATTTGGAGAATCAAGCATTTCACCCCAAGCTGTTCTGGATGCAGCCATTGGCAAACATGAAAGAAGAGTTGGTCCAATTTGGTTCTCACTTGTAGCTTCTGAAGACCA GGAAGATGAACCCTTGCCGCAAATTCCTACAAATTACTTAAGAATAAA AGATGGAAACGTGCCCGTTTCGTTCATCCAGAAGTACCTAATGAGGAAGTTAGATCTCACCAATGAAGCTGAG ATTGAGATCAAATGCATGGGACAACCAGTGGTTCCCACATTGCAGATGTATAACTTAGTCGACTTGTGGCTACAAACATCATCACCTTCACAACGAATTACTGCATCCATTGGGTCCTCTGCAAAAGATTTTGTGATGGTGCTTGCTTACTCTCGAAAGGTCTCAAACTCCTAA
- the LOC18766797 gene encoding photosystem II reaction center W protein, chloroplastic, which translates to MKLQLLSYKSVPLQIAHKLLKFPTNSLSKLKIMATITASTPTSSITRASLVHKPSVGAPSATVLALPSLARKGKVGCSMEGKKESSNSKMGKGASLAAAAMAATMSSPAMALVDDRLSTEGTGLPFGLSNNILGWILFGVFGLIWTFYFIYTSSLEEDEESGLSL; encoded by the exons ATGAAACTGCAACTTCTGTCATACAAATCAGTTCCATTGCAGATTGCCCATAAGCTTCTGAAGTTTCCCACCAATTCTCTTTCAAAGCTGAAGATAATGGCAACCATTACTGCTAGCACTCCAACCTCATCAATCACCAGGGCAAGTCTGGTGCACAAGCCATCTGTTGGGGCTCCATCCGCAACTGTGTTGG CTTTGCCATCACTTGCAAGGAAGGGGAAAGTGGGTTGTTCCATGGAGGGAAAGAAGGAGAGCAGCAACTCAAAGATGGGCAAGGGTGCATCTTTGGCTGCAGCAGCTATGGCTGCAACCATGTCAAGCCCAGCCATGGCTTTGGTGGATGACAGATTGAGCACAGAAGGAACAGGGCTTCCCTTTGGCTTGAGCAACAACATTCTTGGCTGGATCCTCTTTGGTGTGTTTGGCCTCATCTGGACCTTTTACTTCATCTACACTTCCTCTCTGGAAGAGGATGAAGAGTCAGGATTGTCCCTCTGA
- the LOC18768818 gene encoding probable galacturonosyltransferase 6 yields the protein MKLFHRCQRILILSLLSVSVFAPIIFVSQRLKNLSTTGRKEFIEDLSNIKYRTDGLKLSVEQEASEGLKEPRKVLYEDKDLVSSVSYTLKENHDAKKSGNVGDTTDMLEITENGTKYENQDGDNQFQHREISSMSGEKKQLNQEIVQQDQNAHSQSRKVIDGKIKQLKDVKPNRAVPHDQNVQNMRKVTERINEMKDQVVRAKLYLSFTPPGSKSNLVKELKLRIKEVERAISGATKDSDLSRSALQRMRNMESSLSKASRAYPDCSSMTTKLRSMTQNTEEQVRSQKKQVSYLFHLAASTTPKGLHCLSMQLTAEYFALDPKERQFPNQQKLHDPELYHYAVFSDNVLASTVVVNSTVSTAMEPEKIVFHVVTDSLNFPAVSMWFLLNPPGKATIQVQSIESFDWLSTKYHAALRQNCSDPRYASELNHLRFYLPEIFPALNKIVLFDHDVVVQKDLTRLWSINMKGKVNAAVETCHKSETSFHRMDAFINFSDPFVAKRFHADACTWAFGMNLFDLQEWRRQNLTTVYHKYLQLGNKRPLWVAGSLPLGWVTFYKKTVALDRRWHMLGLGYESGVVRADIDRAAVIHYDGIMKPWLDIGIGRHKGYWSKYVNYEDSHLQRCNIHA from the exons ATGAAGCTATTTCATCGATGCCAGAGGATCCTCATCCTCTCTCTGCTCTCCGTCTCTGTTTTCGCGCCCATCATCTTCGTGTCCCAAAGGCTAAAAAATCTCTCAACTACTG GGCGGAAGGAATTCATAGAGGATTTGTCGAATATT AAATACAGGACTGATGGTTTGAAACTTAGTGTTGAGCAG GAAGCGAGTGAAGGCTTGAAAGAACCCAGAAAAGTTCTATATGAAGATAAGGATTTGGTTTCTTCTGTTAGTTACACTCTTAAAGAGAATCACGATGCTAAGAAATCTGGAAATGTGGGAGACACTACTGATATGCTAGAAATAACTgaaaatg GAACCAAATATGAGAACCAAGACGGAGATAATCAATTTCAGCATAGAGAAATATCATCCATGTCTGGGGAAAAG AAAcaattgaaccaagaaatagTCCAGCAAGATCAGAATGCACACTCTCAGTCACGGAAAGTAATAGATGGGAAAATAAAACAGTTGAAAGATGTAAAACCTAACCGTGCAGTTCCACACGACCAGAATGTGCAAAATATGCGGAAAGTGACAGAGAGGATAAATGAGATGAAAGATCAAGTGGTTAGAGCTAAACTATACTTGAGTTTTACACCACCAGGCAGCAAGTCGAATCTCGTGAAGGAGTTGAAACTGCGAATTAAAGAGGTGGAACGGGCAATTAGTGGAGCCACCAAGGATTCAGATTTATCAAGGAG TGCTTTGCAGAGAATGAGAAACATGGAGTCTTCACTATCTAAAGCCAGCCGTGCTTACCCAGATTGCTCCTCGATGACCACAAAACTCCGTTCTATGACTCAGAACACTGAAGAGCAAGTTCGGTCGCAGAAGAAGCAAGTCTCTTATCTTTTTCACCTTGCTGCAAGCACAACTCCGAAAGGTCTTCATTGTCTTTCTATGCAGCTGACTGCAGAATACTTTGCTCTGGATCCCAAGGAGAGGCAGTTTCCTAACCAACAAAAGTTGCATGATCCGGAGCTCTATCATTATGCTGTCTTCTCTGACAATGTTCTGGCATCTACGGTGGTTGTGAACTCCACTGTTTCCACTGCCATG GAACCCGAGAAGATTGTTTTTCATGTGGTGACTGATTCACTCAATTTTCCAGCAGTCTCAATGTGGTTCTTATTAAATCCTCCTGGCAAAGCCACAATCCAAGTCCAGAGCATAGAGAGTTTTGATTGGTTGTCTACCAAGTACCATGCAGCATTAAGGCAAAACTGCAGTGACCCTAGATATGCTTCTGAACTCAACCACCTCCGATTCTATCTGCCAGAAATCTTTCCTGCATTGAATAAGATTGTGCTCTTTGATCATGATGTGGTGGTGCAAAAGGATCTAACTAGATTATGGAGTATCAATATGAAAGGGAAAGTAAATGCAGCTGTCGAGACTTGTCATAAAAGTGAAACTTCCTTCCATCGGATGGATGCATTTATCAACTTCTCGGATCCATTTGTAGCAAAGAGGTTTCATGCTGATGCATGCACTTGGGCATTTGGCATGAATTTGTTTGATCTTCAAGAGTGGAGGAGACAGAATCTAACTACTGTCTACCATAAATACTTGCAATTG GGCAATAAGAGGCCATTGTGGGTGGCTGGGAGTTTGCCCTTAGGTTGGGTCACCTTCTATAAAAAGACAGTAGCTTTGGACAGGCGATGGCATATGCTTGGGCTGGGTTATGAGTCTGGTGTGGTTCGTGCTGACATTGATCGAGCGGCAGTAATACACTATGATGGAATTATGAAGCCATGGTTGGATATTGGGATTGGGAGGCACAAGGGTTATTGGAGCAAATATGTGAACTATGAAGACTCTCATCTGCAACGGTGCAACATACATGCGTAG